The Amycolatopsis coloradensis sequence AAGCCGTCGCGGGAACTGACGTCATGTGCGGTGCATTGGACGAACTGCGTGGAGCGCCTCCCGCGGAGGTCCTGGTAGTCGACGAGGCCCAAGATCTGATGGAAGTCGGTGCGCTGCTGCAGTTGGACGGCCTGGTCCAGGGAGGTTGGGCGAGCGGACGCTGGCGCGTCTTCTGCGATCCCAACAACCAGGCTAATGTGGACGGTGCGTTTGACGAGGAGGCGTACCGGGAACTTGAGTCCAATGCCATCGTGACCAAGCTGCCGTACAACTGTCGAAATACATCACCTGTTGTGCTGCAGACTCAACTTGTCACAGGAGCGGACCTCGGCGTGGCAAGGGCAGGCGCCGGCCCTGCAGTCGAGTACAAGCACTACCAGGACGATCAGGACGCGGCCCGGTTGCTCGACACTCGCCTGAACGAGCTTCGGCAGCAGGACATCGATCTCGCCGACATCGCCGTCGTCACTCTCAGGAATCGTGTGGAGGATAGTTCCGCCGTACATTCCAAGGCTTTCCGAACTGGTCGGCTCAAGGATCAACCAGACCCAAGGCGGCGACAGCCCGGTACCGCTCGGCTGGTCACGACCGCGCAGATCAAGGGCCTGGAAGCGGCACATGTCTGCATGGTGGATGTGGACGACACCACAAGTGCAACGGATGCAGCTCGCTTGTACGTGGCGATGACCCGTCCGAGGATTAGCCTCTGGCTCGCCGTCAGCCAGACTGCATGGCGGCAGATCGAGCAGGGCCCCGAAAAGAGGACCACACGATGAGTGACTGCGACCCCGTCGGCGTGCGTGAGAACTTCTTCGACCACCTGCGGACGCACTACCTGGGGCCTGCATCAGGGCCGGAAGAGGTCATCCACACCCGACCGGAACACACCTACCTCGTCGGCACGCTGTACCCGCAGGGACCGGCCACCGAACGCCACTTCGGTGACACTCTCGGCACTGACGAGCATGACGAGGAGCTGGACCATCCCATCGAGATGGCGAACAACTGGCACCCGGCTTCCGCTGCCATCTCGTTCCTTCACGACGCACCCAAGCTGCACTGCGTCATCACCGTGGGAACCTACGAGAAGGTGCCAGGAAAGAAACCCGGCCATCGTGAGCAGTGGGTCCGCCGCGACTGGCGGGACGAGGTGGTCCTGCACGCCGAGCACGGCTCCCAAGGAAACAAGCTTGGCCTCTTCGACGACAGGGCGAAACTTGTCTGTGTCTGGAGGCGGACAGGTACGGCCTGGCTGGTCACCGTGGCATTAGAGAACTGTGCCGAACACGACCAGGCAGAGTCTCCGCCGCCTGCGGAGATGTGCCTGTTCCAAGCCGGTTTCGCCTGTCATGTCAAGGAAGGAAGGATTCTGCCTTACCCCAGCAGTGCGGACCTGTCGGATGACCCGGAAGATCAGGAACTCCGGCTGCTGTACCGACATCGGCGTGTCTACGGGATCGGGCACGGTTGTTCCGTCGACTGGGACGGGGACCAGGACGGCGAGATCCGGACAGTACGCACGGACATGCTGCCGACCACAATCGTTCGGGGTATGGCGCCGCCATCGGGTGACGCTGAGGTGCTCCGGCTGGCGCACCTCGCGGACGAGTCGGTCGAAACTGGTGTCCTGTGCGCCCAGCTCACGGCATTCGTCGGCGAGTACGAGAGCTGGATCGCCGTTCGTACAAAGGAAGCCGCCGGTCTCGAGGAGATCCACAGGCCCGCCGCCGAGCGACTCCTCGAGCGGATGGGGCGCGCTGCCGAACGGATGCACGAGGGAGTAGCCCTCCTGCGGAGGGACGCCACAAGCCTGCTTGCGTTTCGGCTCGCCAACGCCGCGATGCGCGAACAGATGCTTCAAACGCGACACGTCCGAGCCCATCAGGGAGTTCTGGGGGCTCCACTCGCAGCCAGGGACACCGAAGCCAAGGAACCGAGCTGGCACCACTTCCAGCTTGGGTTCCAACTTCTGAGTCTCGCGTCGACCGCGAACGAGGGGCATACCGACCGAGAGACTGTCGATCTCATCTGGTTCCCCACCGGCGGCGGGAAGACAGAAGCCTACCTCGGACTCGGCGCATTCGAGATGATCCGCAGGCGCCTCGTGAACGGCATCCGCGGCGGGGGAACCGCCATCCTCATGCGCTACACCCTGAGGCTGTTGACCAGTCAGCAGTTTCAACGCGCCGCTACCTTGATCTGCGCGCTTGAACGCCTCAGGGAGACTCACCCCGCTCTGGAGGGCACGCCGCAGTTCACAATCGGCCTGTGGGTGGGTGGAGAAACCACCCCGAACGACTATCGCGATGCCTTTGAGCAGTTCAAGGAACTCCTTCGCGCGCAGAAGCCCGACAATCCCTTCCAGCTGCTGAACTGCCCGTGGTGCGGTGTTCCCGTGGTTCCGAGGCGCCGGCAGGTCGGCGTCGACGGGGGAGCGAGCCCGGCGTACGGAATCAGGGCGACCAAGAGCACGTTCGAGTTCTTCTGTCCCCACGTGGACTGTCACTTCCACGAAAGCCTGCCGGTGAGCGTAGTGGACGAGCAGATATTCGCGGAGCCGCCGACGCTCCTCCTGGCCACCGTGGACAAGCTCGCTCGCCTGCCGTGGGTTCCGGACGCGGGGCGCGTCTTCGGCAGGGCAATGCCTTATGACGCACCGAGTCTGGTGATCCAGGACGAACTGCACCTGCTGTCCGGGCCGCTCGGAACCACCGTCGCGCTGTACGAGGCTGCTGTACACGCATTGCTCTCCTGGGACGGCAGCAAGCCCAAGATCGTGGCATCCACGGCAACCATTCGGGCAGCAGACCATCAGGTGCGCAACCTGTACGGGTCGTCGGTCGAACTCTTCCCACCTGCTGGGCTCGACGCCGACGACAGCTTCTTCGCTCGTACCGATCGGACTAGTCCGGGCAGGTTGTACGTGGGGCTGATGCCACAGGCATTCACCCAGGCCTCTGCCACAATCCTGACCGCCGTGGCGATCCTTCAGGCGCCCTCGATGCTGGGATTGACCGGCGATGCTCTGGACGCCTACTGGACGCTCGTCATCTACCACAACAGCCTGCGCGAGCTCGGGCGAACCGTGACACAGGTCCGTGACGACGTCGATGCCATGCTGCATGCTCGGAGAATCGACGGCAATGCGACGCGCAGTCTACGCGGCGACGGAGTCGTGGAACTCACCAGCGGAGTTCCGGCTGAACAGCTGCCAGAAATCATCAAACGGCTCGAACAGGGCGTCGGCCAGCAGGACGTCGTGGACGTCTTGGCGACCACGAACATGCTCTCGGTGGGCATCGACATCCCGAGGCTCGGGGTGATGGTCATGAACGGCCAGCCGAAGACGACGTCCGAATACATTCAGGCGACCAGCCGCGTAGGTCGCTCTGCCAAGGTTCCCGGGCTGGTTGTCACGTTGCTCCGGACGAACAAATCGCGGGACCGCTCCCACTACGAGTCCTTCCGGGCCTACCATGAATCGCTGTACCGGTACGTCGAGCCCACGAGCGTCACGCCCTGGTCACTTGCGTCCCGCGAGCGGTCATTGCGCGCTGCGTTCGTGCTGCTCGTACGGCATGGGGCCAGTCTCCGAAGAAATGAGCAGGCGGGCGATTTCTCGATGCATGATGCGTTCGTGCGACGGGCGCTTGACCATCTGATCTCAGCCGTTCAGCGCGCAGATCCGGACGAGGCAGAGGCGAGTGAGCGTGAGTTGCGACGTATCGCCCGGGAATGGCACGAACGTGCGGAGGCGCTCACCGAGCGCGGCGAACGTCTCTACTACCGGTCCAGAGAGCACGCCTCCCTGTTGAAAGACTTCAGTGCACAAGGAGAAGGTTGGCCGACTGCGCATTCCATGCGGTCGGTCGATCGCCAGGTCCGCATCCTGGCGGTGGGAGAGGGGCGTCGATGAGAACCGTGCGGTTGAGTCAGACCATCTCGCCGTTCGGCGTGGGGGCCATCATCGACGTCATGGGGGAATCCCTCATGGGTGTCGACATCAGCGAATGGCCCTACGACAGAACCGTGCGTGTGGAGTCCAAGCGCCTTGAGGAACGTCTCGGCGTGCAGGAATTGCGGTCTCCCCCAAGCGTTCCATCGCGACCGTCGATCAACAGCCCGGGGATTCCATACCAGCGCTTCCCGCGGTGGCTCTTCTGCCAGGACTGCCGGCGCATGGACCACTACCGGGCCCAGCAGGAGACGGGCGAGTCGCCACAGTGCAACCAATGCCGCGGAAAGTTGGTGCCTATGCGGTTCATCGCAGTGTGCACCACCAAGGGCCACGTCAGAGACGTCCCGTGGGACACGTGGGCACACTCCGCAACGGAGTCGGATTCCCAACTACGTTGCCACGATCGGGTGCTCGTGTTCGACATGGCGGTAAAGGGCAACGAAGGCCTGTCAGGGCTCGCTGTGCGCTGTCTGACTTGCGATGCCGTTCGGAATCTCGGTGATCTCCCGGCCCGTGGGGCTTTGCGTCGGATCGGTGTGAGTTGTCTTGGCGGGCAGCCATGGCAGCGCAACACACTTCCGTGCGACGAACCCCTTGAAGTGCTGCAGCGCGGTGCAACCAACGTCACCTTGGCCGACACCACGACAGCCCTCGACATCCCGGAACCTCTGGAGGGAGTGCGAGACATCGCGGCTGAGGTGCGGCAGCATCGCAACTTCGAGGATGTTCGCAGTGCTCCTCACGGCCCACGGGCGGCAATTCTCATCGGTCTCATCGCCGATGACCTCGGAATCGACGAGAGCCTCGTCCGTCAAGCTCTCGACGGGGATCCGAACGAGGTTCTGCGCGAGGCCCGCCGAGGTCTTCTCAGCGATGAGTGGGACGCTTTCCTCCAAGCTGTCGGCTCGACCGACGAGCCTGTCGGCACCCAGGACTTCGTCATCAGTGCGACCGAGTTCGCCCGTCCCGCAGTCGATACGTCTCCAGTGATCGAGCGATTTGCCAAAGACATCGACGCGGTGGTGCTCGCCCACAGACTTCGGGAGATCCGGGTCTTGCACGGGTTCCGCCGCTACTCGGCGGACGCCGATCTGGTCGACGTGCATCTGGGGCGGCGAGGACGCGGGCGCTGGCTTCCCGCTGTCGAATCGTTCGGGGAGGGGATCTTCCTCGCTTTCAACCAACAGAGGCTGGCAGAATGGGAACAACTGGACGAGGTCCAGTCTCGCGTGAGCCTGCTTGAGTCCCGCCGTCGTAATAGCATTCTGGGATCACGGCTTTTCGAGGCAACTCCTCGCGCGATCCTGCTTCACACGCTGGCCCACCTGTTGATGCGCAGGCTCGCCTTCTCGTGCGGGTACTCGTCCGCCTCCTTGAGGGAACGCATCTATGCCGAGACGACGCCGAGGTCAGAGGCAGGGATCTTGATCTACACCGCTGCCGGCGACGCTGAAGGGACGCTCGGTGGACTCGTACGAGAGGGAGAGGCGCCAAGACTCGCTCGCACGCTGGTGTCGGCCGTCGAAGAAGCCGGTTGGTGCTCGGCCGATCCGCTGTGTCGGGAAAGTCGCGGTCAAGGACCAAGCAGTCTGAACCGCGCAGCGTGCCACGCTTGTTCGCTCGTTTCTGAAACTTCTTGTGAACGGTCTAATGTCCTTTTGGACAGGGTCTTGGTGATCGGCGACCATAGAACGCCTGGATTCTTTCAGGAAGGGCTTGAAACGATCCGATCCGAGGTGGTTCGGCGAACCCAATCCCTTGAGGGGAGATAGTTGCCGGACGCCATAACACTGCTGGGCATGATCTACCGGACTCGGCAATGGCGACTGTGGCGCTGCATGCGCTACCAGAGCAGCCGAAGCGACCCTGCTTGGCGATGACCGCGTTGCGTGCCTTCGATAATAACGTCGTTGGTCAACGATCAGCATCGTCTGCGAACTGATGATCAAGTGCTGAGGGTGCAGGGAAACATCAACTCGGACACTCGCTCGAGAGCTGCGGCGGTGTGCGCATCTTGCTTCCTGTCCGACCACGTCTTCGGCGATTACCGGCGCCAACTGCTCAACGCAACACTTTTTGCGACCTCAGCGCCACCGCAGTGCAGGAACGAGAGCAGCGGATCGCCGGACTACGGCGAGCCATCACCGACATGGACGTCAAGATCAAAGGGCACGATCCGTAACTTTGATCTCGTCGATGACCCCGACGAACACTTCATCCGCGACATCAACGAAAGACGCGCCGAGCTCCGAGCCCAACGCGAACAGCTGGAGCTACAGCTCGCAGAGGTTGAACTGCGCATACTGGTCGCACCCAACCCCGCCCTGCTCGGCGCACTCCCCATGATGAAGATCGAAGTCGACCCACTACCCCAGGAACTCGCTCGTGTACTGTTCGAAGCCCTCTGGCTGGAGGTCCGCTACAACTGCGACACCAACACCGTCACCTGTCGGGCCACGCTGAGCGGCCCCACCGTCGCCGCCGCCAGCCGCGCCGCCCACGAAGCGGCGGTCATCTGGCTCGTTGACGCTCGACAGCGCCATGTACAGTGCAAACAAGAAAAAGGGAACAAGATCACCGGCTGCGGCCGATGATCTTGTTCCCATCCGTTTTGTGCCCCCGGCAGGATTCGAACCTGCGACACCCGCTTTAGGAGAGCGGTGCTCTATCCCCTGAGCTACGAGGGCATGTACTGCCACGCGCAGCTTACCGTGTAGCCACGCGAGGGAGCACGGGAGGGCGTCGTCACATCGGAGCGCGCCAGCGGCCAGCCCGGTGAAAGCCCCGAATGCCCCGAACGGCGGTTGCCCGACAGGCCGCGAGAGAGCATGCGGCCAGACCGGGACACTGGCCGCCTAGTGACACTCGACCTGCGGATCCGCCCAGGAGCAGCCACACTCTCCAGCAACAAACCAGGGTCTGAATCGAGCGCTAGATCGACACAGATGACCCGCGCGGGTCACTCGTACGTGTCTGGTTTCGAAACCCTGAACAACAGTAGGTAATCTTCGTTAACGGGACGCGAGACGCCGCTCCCCCGGCTGCCGGAGGGCTTCGTTGATCAAGCTCATGTTCGCCGACGACGAGGAACTGGTCCGTTCGGGCCTGCGTGCCATGATGTCGGGCGCTGCCGATATCGAGATCGTGGGCGAGGCGAGCGACGGGAGATCAGCGGTCGAGGTCGCCCGGCGGTACCACCCTGACGTCGCGTTACTCGACATCAAGATGCGGGCGCCTGACGACGGTATTCGCGCGTTGAGGGCGATTTTGGCCCTGCCGGATCCGCCGACCGTGGCCATGTTGACCACGTTCGACATCGACGACTACGTCAGTCTCGCGCTCAGGCTCGGGGCCAACGGCTTCCTCCTCAAGGATATCGACCCGGCGGCTCTCCTTCGGGCAGTGAGGGACCTCGCCAGGGGTGGCGCGGTGCTGGATCCGGGGGTCGCGGCGCGCATGGTCCAGTCGCACCGGGACGAGCAGCGGGCCGCGCAGCCGGCGCGCAAGCTGCTCGCGTCGCTGTCCGAGCGGGAGCGTGAGGTCGTCGGGCTGATAGGGCAGGGGCTGTCCAACGCCGAGATCGGCGGACGCCTGCACCTGTCCGAGGCCACGGTCAAGGGCTACGTCTCGGCCGTCCTGTCCAAGATCGGCGCGGCGAACCGGGTGCAGGCCGCGCTGCTGGCGTACCGCGGTGGCCTGCTCGACCAGTAATGATCCTCACCGCGCTCGAGTTCCTCGGCTTGATCGCGTTCGCCGCTTCGGGTGCCCTCGCGGCGGTGCGGTCCAGGTTGGACGTCTTCGGAGTCGTGGTCGTCGGGTTGACGACCGCGCTCGGCGGCGGGGTCATCCGTGACGTCCTGCTCGGGATCACGCCCCCCACGACCCTGCGGACCTGGCCCTATCTCGCGGTCTGCGGCGGGACGGCGCTGGTCGTGTTCGTCTTCCATCCGCAGATCGCGAAGCTGCGGCGCGCCGTGCTGCTCGCGGACGCGCTCGGGCTCGGGGTGTTCGCGACGGCGGGGACCACCATCGCGTTGAACGCGGGCGCCACTCCCTACGCGGCGTGCTTGATCGGGATGACGACGGGTATCGGAGGCGGCGCCGTGCGTGATCTTCTCCTGCGGGAAATCCCGCTCGTGCTGCGGAAGGAGATCTACGCGGTCGCGGCGCTCGCGGGGGCCGTACTCGTCGTGATCGGTCACTCTCTGCGACTGCCGCCGGGGGCGGTGACGGTGGTGGCAGCCGCCGCCGTGGTGGGGGTCCGGATGCTCGCTTTGTGGCGGAGATGGAACGCACCCGTTGCGAAAGGGCCCGAGACCGGCTGAAACGTCATCTGGACCGCCGGATTTCCTTTGTTGGTTCTGTGTGTGTTCTTAGGCGAGTCTCAGCACTCTGCGTAAGACTGTCGCCATGCGCATCCTCGTAGTGGACGACGACAGGGCCGTCCGTGAATCACTCAGGCGATCCCTTGAGTTCAACGGGTACCAGGTGGAACTGGCCGGGGACGGCGCACAGGCCTTGGAAGCGATCATCGCCAACAGACCCGACGCGATGGTCCTCGACGTCATGATGCCGCGGCTCGACGGCCTCGAGGTCGCCCGGAGGCTGCGGAGCACCGGAGACGACCTTCCGATTCTCGTCCTCACCGCGCGGGACACCGTTTCCGACCGGGTGTCCGGCCTCGACGCCGGCGCGGACGACTACCTACCGAAGCCCTTCGCGCTCGAAGAGCTTCTCGCGCGCCTTCGCGCGCTTCTGCGCCGGGCGATCCCGGATCCGCAGGCCGGACAGAACGCCGAAATCCTCTCGTTCGCGGACCTCACCTTGGACCCGGGGACGCGTGAGGTGCGCCGGGCTGGGCGGGAGATCAGTCTCACGAGGACCGAATTCGCCTTGCTGGAGCTGTTCCTCTCCTACCCGAAGCACGTTCTGACCCGCAGCCGGATCCTGGAGGAAGTATGGGGATACGACTTCCCGACGTCGGGCAACGCGCTGGAGGTCTACGTCGGTTATTTGCGCCGAAAGACCGAGGCTGGGAACGAACCGAGGCTGATCCACACGGTGCGGGGAGTGGGTTACGTCCTGAGGGAAACCCCGCCGTGACGGAGCCGGTCCCGGTCGTCGACGTGTCCGAAAAGGATCCGCGCGGCGACCGCTGGGGCACGCGGCGCTTCTCGCTCCGCGGCCGGGTGACGCTGCTCGCGGCCGCTTCGGTGGCGGGTGCGGTGGCGCTGGTGTCGCTCGGCGCGTACCTCGTCGTGCGCGACAACCTCTACCAGCAGGTGGACGACAACCTGCTCGCCCGCGCGCAGGCCGCGGTCGATTCGCCGCAGGTGCAGACCGAACTGCAGCAGGTGCCCGGCGCCTTCCTCGCCAGCGCGGACCTGCAGATCGGGCAGCTGACGGTCGGGGAGAAGGTCCGGCTGACCTATCCGCAGTCCGGGAGCCGCCCGCCGTACGGCGAGGACGAGATCGCGGTCGCCTCCGGGGACAAGGCGTTCTCCCTGCGCACCGACCCGAGGACCGACAGCCGCGTCGTCGCCCTCCCGCAGGGGGACGGCCAGGCGATGGTGCTCGCCCAGTCGCTCGGGCCGACGAAGCGCACCCTGAACGAGCTTTCGGTGGTCCTGTTCCTGATCGGCGGCGCCGGGATCCTGGTCGCCGCGGCCGCGGGAACGGCCGTCGCGAGAGCGGGCCTGCGGCCGGTCGACAGACTCACGTCGGCGGCGGAACGCGTCGCCACCACGGGTGATCTGCGGCCGATCCCGGTCAGCGGCGACGACGAACTCGCCCGCCTCACCCAGAGTTTCAACACGATGCTGGGCACGGTCGCCGAATCGCAGGAGCGGCAACGGCAACTCGTCGCCGACGCCGGCCACGAACTCCGCACCCCGCTGACGTCGCTCCGCACCAACCTGGAGCTGCTCCTGTCCGCGAGCAGGCCCGGCGCGCGGACGCTGTCCGACGAGGACCGCAGCGACATCGAGGCCGACATCCGCGGCCAGCTCGACGAGCTGACCCAGCTGATCGGCGACCTCGTCGAACTGGCGCGCCAGGACGAGCCGCGGATCGAGCACGAGCGGGTCGAGATGGTCGACGTCGTCGAGCGTGCGCTGGACAGGGCACGCCGCCGCGCGGGCGAGATCGAGTTCGACGTCTCGCTCCAGCCATGGGTGCTGACCGGCGACACGAGCGCGCTGGAGCGCGCGGTGCTGAACCTGCTGGACAACGCGGTGAAGTTCTCGCCGGAAGGATCGACGGTCGGGGTCCGGCTGTACCCGGTCGGCGACGGCACCGCGGTGCTCGAAGTCGAGGACTCGGGGCCGGGGATCGCCGACGAGGACCTGCCGAAGGTGTTCGACCGCTTCTACCGCTCGTCGGAGGCGCGGACGCTGCCCGGTTCCGGGCTCGGGCTGGCCATCGTCCAGCACGCGGCGCAGCGGCACGGCGGCGACGTCTACGCGGGGCGCGCGTCCACCGGTGGCGCTCTGATGACCTTGCGGCTCCCGGGAGCCCCGGCCTGACGGGTGATTACGCTGACGGGTGATGAGCACCGAGAACGCGCCTGAGATGCCGCCCCGCCGTCTGCTGTGGACACTGCTGGTGGCCGCGGTGCTGCTGGCCGCCGACCAGCTGACCAAATGGTGGGCCGTCGACGCCCTCACCGGCCACGCGCCGATCCCGGTGATCGGCGACTTCATCCGGTTCCGGCTGCTCTACAACCCCGGCGCGGCGTTCTCGCTGGGCGCGAACTCCACCTGGATCTTCGCGATCCTGGCCGCGGCCGCGGTGGTCGCGCTGCTGTGGATCTCCCGCAAGGTCCGCTCGGCGGGCTGGGCGATCTCGCTCGGGCTGCTGCTCGGTGGCGCGACTACGCATCTGGGCGACCGTTTGTTCCGCGAGCCCGGTTTCGCGCGTGGCCACGTCGTCGACTTCATCGACTACAACGGCTGGTTCGTCGGGAACGTCGCCGACATCGCGCTGTTCTTCGGCGCCGTCTCGCTTTTCGTGCTGAGTTTCCGCGGCGTCCCGATCGAAGGCGTCAAGGAATAACGAGACAGAACTCGTTCCCTTCCGGATCGGCGAGTACACGCGCGCCCAAGGCGACGAGCCGTTCGACGCTGTCTCCCGTCAGGTCCTGATTGAAGAAGAGCCGCGGTCCCGACGCTGCTTCGACCAGTACCGAAGGATCGTCTTCGGGGCCCGAAAACCCCAGTGAACGAAGGCGATCAAGCTCTTCTTCGTCATAGGGTGCGACTTCGTAGCCGTCGAGCGCGGCCGCCCGGAAACGGGCGAGCGAAGCCGGATGACGGCAGTCGAAGACGACGTCGCGAAGCCTGGCCATGGCCTCATGGTGACA is a genomic window containing:
- a CDS encoding helicase-related protein yields the protein MSDCDPVGVRENFFDHLRTHYLGPASGPEEVIHTRPEHTYLVGTLYPQGPATERHFGDTLGTDEHDEELDHPIEMANNWHPASAAISFLHDAPKLHCVITVGTYEKVPGKKPGHREQWVRRDWRDEVVLHAEHGSQGNKLGLFDDRAKLVCVWRRTGTAWLVTVALENCAEHDQAESPPPAEMCLFQAGFACHVKEGRILPYPSSADLSDDPEDQELRLLYRHRRVYGIGHGCSVDWDGDQDGEIRTVRTDMLPTTIVRGMAPPSGDAEVLRLAHLADESVETGVLCAQLTAFVGEYESWIAVRTKEAAGLEEIHRPAAERLLERMGRAAERMHEGVALLRRDATSLLAFRLANAAMREQMLQTRHVRAHQGVLGAPLAARDTEAKEPSWHHFQLGFQLLSLASTANEGHTDRETVDLIWFPTGGGKTEAYLGLGAFEMIRRRLVNGIRGGGTAILMRYTLRLLTSQQFQRAATLICALERLRETHPALEGTPQFTIGLWVGGETTPNDYRDAFEQFKELLRAQKPDNPFQLLNCPWCGVPVVPRRRQVGVDGGASPAYGIRATKSTFEFFCPHVDCHFHESLPVSVVDEQIFAEPPTLLLATVDKLARLPWVPDAGRVFGRAMPYDAPSLVIQDELHLLSGPLGTTVALYEAAVHALLSWDGSKPKIVASTATIRAADHQVRNLYGSSVELFPPAGLDADDSFFARTDRTSPGRLYVGLMPQAFTQASATILTAVAILQAPSMLGLTGDALDAYWTLVIYHNSLRELGRTVTQVRDDVDAMLHARRIDGNATRSLRGDGVVELTSGVPAEQLPEIIKRLEQGVGQQDVVDVLATTNMLSVGIDIPRLGVMVMNGQPKTTSEYIQATSRVGRSAKVPGLVVTLLRTNKSRDRSHYESFRAYHESLYRYVEPTSVTPWSLASRERSLRAAFVLLVRHGASLRRNEQAGDFSMHDAFVRRALDHLISAVQRADPDEAEASERELRRIAREWHERAEALTERGERLYYRSREHASLLKDFSAQGEGWPTAHSMRSVDRQVRILAVGEGRR
- a CDS encoding DUF1998 domain-containing protein, with amino-acid sequence MRTVRLSQTISPFGVGAIIDVMGESLMGVDISEWPYDRTVRVESKRLEERLGVQELRSPPSVPSRPSINSPGIPYQRFPRWLFCQDCRRMDHYRAQQETGESPQCNQCRGKLVPMRFIAVCTTKGHVRDVPWDTWAHSATESDSQLRCHDRVLVFDMAVKGNEGLSGLAVRCLTCDAVRNLGDLPARGALRRIGVSCLGGQPWQRNTLPCDEPLEVLQRGATNVTLADTTTALDIPEPLEGVRDIAAEVRQHRNFEDVRSAPHGPRAAILIGLIADDLGIDESLVRQALDGDPNEVLREARRGLLSDEWDAFLQAVGSTDEPVGTQDFVISATEFARPAVDTSPVIERFAKDIDAVVLAHRLREIRVLHGFRRYSADADLVDVHLGRRGRGRWLPAVESFGEGIFLAFNQQRLAEWEQLDEVQSRVSLLESRRRNSILGSRLFEATPRAILLHTLAHLLMRRLAFSCGYSSASLRERIYAETTPRSEAGILIYTAAGDAEGTLGGLVREGEAPRLARTLVSAVEEAGWCSADPLCRESRGQGPSSLNRAACHACSLVSETSCERSNVLLDRVLVIGDHRTPGFFQEGLETIRSEVVRRTQSLEGR
- a CDS encoding response regulator; its protein translation is MIKLMFADDEELVRSGLRAMMSGAADIEIVGEASDGRSAVEVARRYHPDVALLDIKMRAPDDGIRALRAILALPDPPTVAMLTTFDIDDYVSLALRLGANGFLLKDIDPAALLRAVRDLARGGAVLDPGVAARMVQSHRDEQRAAQPARKLLASLSEREREVVGLIGQGLSNAEIGGRLHLSEATVKGYVSAVLSKIGAANRVQAALLAYRGGLLDQ
- a CDS encoding trimeric intracellular cation channel family protein, whose product is MILTALEFLGLIAFAASGALAAVRSRLDVFGVVVVGLTTALGGGVIRDVLLGITPPTTLRTWPYLAVCGGTALVVFVFHPQIAKLRRAVLLADALGLGVFATAGTTIALNAGATPYAACLIGMTTGIGGGAVRDLLLREIPLVLRKEIYAVAALAGAVLVVIGHSLRLPPGAVTVVAAAAVVGVRMLALWRRWNAPVAKGPETG
- a CDS encoding response regulator transcription factor, producing the protein MRILVVDDDRAVRESLRRSLEFNGYQVELAGDGAQALEAIIANRPDAMVLDVMMPRLDGLEVARRLRSTGDDLPILVLTARDTVSDRVSGLDAGADDYLPKPFALEELLARLRALLRRAIPDPQAGQNAEILSFADLTLDPGTREVRRAGREISLTRTEFALLELFLSYPKHVLTRSRILEEVWGYDFPTSGNALEVYVGYLRRKTEAGNEPRLIHTVRGVGYVLRETPP
- a CDS encoding HAMP domain-containing sensor histidine kinase, which translates into the protein MTEPVPVVDVSEKDPRGDRWGTRRFSLRGRVTLLAAASVAGAVALVSLGAYLVVRDNLYQQVDDNLLARAQAAVDSPQVQTELQQVPGAFLASADLQIGQLTVGEKVRLTYPQSGSRPPYGEDEIAVASGDKAFSLRTDPRTDSRVVALPQGDGQAMVLAQSLGPTKRTLNELSVVLFLIGGAGILVAAAAGTAVARAGLRPVDRLTSAAERVATTGDLRPIPVSGDDELARLTQSFNTMLGTVAESQERQRQLVADAGHELRTPLTSLRTNLELLLSASRPGARTLSDEDRSDIEADIRGQLDELTQLIGDLVELARQDEPRIEHERVEMVDVVERALDRARRRAGEIEFDVSLQPWVLTGDTSALERAVLNLLDNAVKFSPEGSTVGVRLYPVGDGTAVLEVEDSGPGIADEDLPKVFDRFYRSSEARTLPGSGLGLAIVQHAAQRHGGDVYAGRASTGGALMTLRLPGAPA
- the lspA gene encoding signal peptidase II, with protein sequence MSTENAPEMPPRRLLWTLLVAAVLLAADQLTKWWAVDALTGHAPIPVIGDFIRFRLLYNPGAAFSLGANSTWIFAILAAAAVVALLWISRKVRSAGWAISLGLLLGGATTHLGDRLFREPGFARGHVVDFIDYNGWFVGNVADIALFFGAVSLFVLSFRGVPIEGVKE
- a CDS encoding VOC family protein, with amino-acid sequence MARLRDVVFDCRHPASLARFRAAALDGYEVAPYDEEELDRLRSLGFSGPEDDPSVLVEAASGPRLFFNQDLTGDSVERLVALGARVLADPEGNEFCLVIP